The Sphaerochaeta globosa str. Buddy region CGGCTCCGGCAAGGCAGAAGGGACAGCTCAAATGAAAGAGCTGCTCGGTGGTAAAGGTGCAAACCTCGCCGACATGACCAGTATTGGTCTTCCCGTGCCTCCGGGCTTTACGATTAGCACTGAAGCGTGTGCGTATTATAGTTCCCATGAGGGATCCTATCCTGAGGGCCTGAGAGAACAGGTGCTTGAGAATCTTGCCAAGCTTGAAACCTTGATGGGTGCCAAGCTTGGGGACAATGAAAATCCCTTGCTTGTTTCGGTTCGCAGTGGTGCTGCACAGTCCATGCCCGGCATGATGGATACCATCCTCAACCTTGGACTGAATCCTAACAGTGTCAAGGCTTTGATCGCCAAGACCAACAACGAACGTTTTGCTTGGGACAGCTACCGCCGTTTCATGCAGATGTTCGGTGATGTTGTCATGGGTGTTCCCCATCACGAGTATGAAAGTGCCCTGCAGGATGTGAAGGATTCCAAGGGAAAGACGCTCGACACCGAACTTGACAGCAAGGACCTGCAGGAAGTAATCACCCGGTATCAGAGGCTATACAAGCGTTATACCGGTGAAGAATTCCCCGTTGATCCAATCGACCAGCTCTTTAAGAGCATCAACGCTGTTTTCCAGTCCTGGAATAATGAGAGAGCCATCAAGTATCGTCAGATGAATGATATCCGTGGATTGCTTGGTACTGCTGTCAATATTCAGAGCATGGTCTTTGGAAACATGGGCGAGTCCAGCGGCACCGGTGTCGCTTTTACCCGTGACCCTTCCACGGGAGAAAACCAGTTCTACGGTGAGTATTTGATGAATGCCCAGGGTGAAGACGTTGTCGCCGGTATCCGCACTCCCCAGTCCATCGATACCTTGAAGGCAGTCAATGCAGAAGTCTTCGACCAGTTGGTAGGAATCCGCTCCATTTTGGAGAAGCATTACAAGGACATGCAGGACATAGAGTTCACCATTCAGGAAGGCAAGTTGTACATGCTGCAGACCCGTAACGGCAAGCGCACGATTTTCAGCTGGCTCCGTTCCCAGGTTGACATGGTTGAAGAAGGCTTGATCGATAAGGAAACTGCAGTATCCAGAGTTCCTGCCGGCGAGTTCGGCAAACTGTTTGCTCCGATTCTTGACTCCAAGTATATCCGCGACAATGGTTTGAATGAAGTTACCCGTGGTTTGAATGCATCTCCCGGTGGTGCCTGCGGACAGATTTACTTTACTGCTGAAAAGGCTGAGGAAATGGCTGCCCTGGGCAAGGATGTCATTCTTGTCCGTTCAGAGACAAGTCCTGAGGATATTGGGGGCATGGCTGTTGCCAAGGGTGTTGTTACCTGCCGTGGTGGAATGACCAGCCATGCTGCTGTTGTCGCCCGTGGTATGGGTTGTCCTTGTGTCAGCGGTGCCGGTGATATTCATATCAATGAAGCAAAAAAGAATCTTGAAGTAAATGGAACCTACCTCAGTGAAGGTGACTACATGTCCATCGACGGGTTTACCGGAGCCGTCTATGGAACCAAGATTCCCGTGCGCTCCTCTGAGATTGTCCAAGTGCTCAACGGCCATATGAAAGAGAGTGAATCCAACCTCTTTCATAACTACAAGACCTTTATGGGCTACGTGCAGGAGCTGAAGAGACTTGGTGTCTATACAAATGCCGACACGCCCCACGATACCGAAATGGCTGTCGCCTTCGGTGCTGAGGGTATCGGTCTTTGCCGTACCGAGCACATGTTCTTCGGTGGAAACCGCATTATGTCGATTCGCAAGATGATTCTTGCAAACAATCTGGTGGAGCGGGAGAAAGCATTGGCTGAACTGCTTCCGATGCAGAGAGGTGACTTCGAAGCAATTTTCCTTGCACTGGAGGGAAGGCCTGCAACAATCCGATTGCTCGACCCGCCGCTTCATGAGTTCCTCCCCAACGACCACACCAGTCGCCATGAGTTGGCCCTGCAGATGGGTCTGACTGTTGAGGAAGTTGCCCAGAAGTCCAGTGCTTTGCATGAGTTCAACCCGATGCTCGGTTTCCGTGGTTGCCGACTTGCCATCATCTATCCTGAAATTCTCATGATGCAGGTGAGGGCGATCATTGAAGCAGCCATCAATGTAAAGCGCAAGGGAGTGGATGTAATGCCCGAGATCATGATTCCTTTGGTAGGCAACTACAAGGAGTTTGTGTTCTGTAAGAAACATGCACTTCAGGTCATTGAGAAGATTTTCAATGAACAGGGAATGCAGGTACATTACAAGATTGGAACGATGATCGAGGTTCCCAGAGCTGCAATCACCGCTGACGAAATTGCTCGTGAGGCAGAGTTCTTCAGCTTTGGTACGAACGACTTGACCCAGATGACCTGTGGTTTCAGCCGTGACGATGCAGCATCCTTCCTCGGTCCCTATGTGAACGATACAGATAAGCAGATTTATGACTACGATCCGTTTGCCACCATTGATATTGAAGGTGTAGGCAAGCTGGTGGACATGGCTGCAAAACTTGGTCGTTCCACCAATCCGGACATCAAGCTGGGTATCTGTGGCGAGCATGGTGGTGATCCCAAGACTATTGCGTTCTGCAATAAGGTCGGTTTGGATTATGTTTCCTGCTCTCCGTTCAGAGTTCCCATCGCCCGTCTTGCAGCAGCCCAGGCATCCATTGCCGCCAAAAAGGCTAAGTAAGCGATTGCAAATCAGTACATCACCCGGGCTTCGGCCCGGGTGATGTTGTCTTCGGGCAATAAAAACGGTTCCCGAAGGAACCGTGAGAGCCAAAAAAGGGAATTGAACCCTTGACCTGCTCATTACGAGTGAGCTGCTCTACCCCTGAGCTATTTTGGCAATGTAGGTAAAACAGGTGCATTTTACCCGAAAGAGGAAAGAAGGTAAAGATGGTATTTCCGTTATTGTACTTCCATAATCTTGCCTTGACCTTGGAGGCTTTTGTCTAGTACGCTTGCAACTGAAGAGGGAGTGCATTGAAAACACAAACATCGTTCAGCCATGCTGTCGCCCAGGAGGTGGTTGTTTTGCTGAATACTGAAAAACATGCTGTCGGAACCAAGGTAGGATTGAGCTGGCAACCTGATGTTGCCCAGTTTTTGTTGGATATGTTTCCGGACGCCTTGGAATATGGATTGCAGCTCAGTGACATTGCCCCGCTGGTCAGCGAGGATGAGTTCTCGTTCGATGATGAGGACTTTGATTTCCTTGATGACGATGATTTTTTAGATGAATTTGACGACGATGAGGACGACCCTTTATGAGAGTTCTGGGGATTGAAACTTCTTGCGATGAATGCTCTGCTGCAATCGTAGAGGACGGACATACCATCCTGAGCAACATTATTGCCACCCAGATCGAACTCCATAAACCCTATGAAGGGGTTGTTCCAGAGCTAGCCTCGCGTCTGCATACCCAGTGGATTGGAACGGTGGTGCAAACCGCCCTTCAGAAAGCCAACCTTAGTTCAGATGACATCGATGCAGTTGCCGTAACCAACCGACCTGGTCTGTTGGGCTCTCTTTTGGTAGGCTTGAGCTTTGCCAAGGGCTATGCAGCTTCCCTTGGGGTACCCTTTATCACCATCGACCATATCCGAGCACACTTATATGCCTCCCAGATTGAACACCCCTTGCAGTATCCTTACTTGGGGCTGTTGGTTAGCGGTGGTCATACCGTCATCTGCAGAGTCGATGGGTATGATGCAATTGAAGTCCTTGGTACAACCATCGATGACGCCATCGGCGAGGCCTTTGACAAGGTTGCAAAGCACTATGGGTTTGGATATCCGGGCGGAGTGGCTATTGACCGTCTGGCCAAGAAGGGTAATCCTCTCGCTTTTTTGTTTCCCGGTCCTACGTTGCATACCAAGGACCATCCGTATGATATTTCCTATAGTGGGTTGAAGACTGCAACGATCAACCAGCTGGATACGTTTTGGGATGGGAAGAGCGAAAAAAGTCCTGAAAATATTGCAGCATCCTTCCAGCGCAGTGCAGTAAACATGCTGATAAAGCGGGTGAAAGCTGCTTTGGAAGAGACAGGCCTGAAACGATTGAGTGCAGGAGGCGGGGTTGCTGCAAACAGCTACCTGAGAAGTGAATTGGAAACACTCAGGCTAGGCGGCTATGAGGTTTCTTTTCCGTCCCTGAAATTATGTACTGACAATGGAGCAATGATTGCTGCATTGGCATATCGCTATTTGAGCGATGGTATTCGATCAGATTTTTCCGAGTCGGCAAGTGCTCGGGTAACCGCATTTAAAAAACAATATTCCTGACGAGAGGCCCTATGGACGCACATTACGATTTAGACAGTGTAATTCGAAAGGTACCAAACTTCCCCAAGCAGGGAGTCCTCTATTATGACATTACCGGTATTCTTGCAGTACCGGAAGCGTTTAGCTACTGCATCGACCGGATGGAGCAGCTTTGCAAGCATCGCACCATCGATGCGATAGCTGCAGTAGAGGCACGTGGCTTCATATTTGCCGCACCGCTTGCCGAACGACTTGGTATACCCATGATCTTGGTACGAAAGATGGGCAAGCTGCCCAACAAGGTGTATACAAAGAGCTTCGAGCTGGAGTACGGCTGCGATGTGGTATGCGTCCAGGAAGTGGACATCCAAAAGGGTAGTCGTGTTCTGTTTGTCGATGACCTGATTGCAACAGGAGGCACTTTAAGGGCTGCTGCTTCCATGTTTGAAGAGCATGGAGCCAAGGTTGAAGGGTTTTTGGGAGTCATCGGGCTGCCGTTCCTCAACTATGACCGAGCCCTTGCCCCGTACCCGGTGGAAGTGCTGCAAGTCTATCACGGGGAGTAGGAATAATTTTCCTATCCCCTTGACAAAGCATACGCATTTCCGTATCCTACCACAGGATTTTCAAATTGGGATGTAGTGTAATGGTAACACTGCAGATTCTGGTTCTGCCTTTGGGGGTTCGAATCCCTCCATCCCAGGCATCGGTTCCTTCGTCTAATGGTTAGGACAGGAGATTCTCAGTCTCTAAATAGGGGTTCGATTCCCCTAGGAACTAAAACGAATGAGGAAGGGGCAACCTTGTAGGTTGCCCTTTTTTATCGCTATACTACGCATGAGGAACCACATACTATGATTACAGCGTCAAATATCGGTCTTTCTTACGGAACACAGGTTCTCTTTAAGGAAGTCAACATAAAATTCACTCCGGGCAACTGCTACGGTATCATCGGTGCCAATGGAGCCGGTAAGTCAACCTTCCTGAAGATCCTCTCCGGTGAGATCGAGTCCGATACCGGTGAAATCATCATCTCAACCGGCCAGCGTATGGCCGTCCTCAGGCAGGATCACTTCGCCTTCAACGACTATACAGTCCTTGAAACCGTCGTCATGGGGTATGAACAGCTCTATTCCGTGATGAAGGAACGGGACACCATCTATGCAAAAGAAGACTTCACCGAGGCTGACGGCCTTCGGGCTGCGGAACTCGAGGGAGATTTTGCCGACATGGGCGGTTGGGAAGCTGATGCACAGGCTGCCCAGATGCTCGATGGACTGGGAATTTCAACTGATTTGCAGCAAAAAAAGATGAGTGACGTTGAAGACAACATCAAGGTCCGTGTTCTGCTTGCCCAGGCCCTTTTCGGAAACCCTGACATTCTTTTGTTGGACGAACCGACCAACCACCTTGACCTTGAGTCAATTCATTGGCTTGAGGACTTCTTGGCCAACTTCGATAATACAGTTATCGTTGTCAGCCACGACCGTCACTTCCTCAATACCGTCTGTACCCATATTGCAGACATCGACTTCGGCAAAATCCTGCTCTATGTCGGCAACTATGACTTCTGGTATCTGTCCAGTCAGCTGGCTGCCAAGCAGATGAAGGACGATAAGAAGCGCCGTGAGGAGAAAATCTCCGAACTGAAAGAATTCATTCTCCGCTTCTCCAGCAACGTGGCAAAAGCCAAGCAGGCTACCAGCAGAAAGAAGCTGATCGACAAGCTCACCATCGATGACATCAAACCCTCCAGTCGCAGGTTTCCCTATGTGGCCTTCAAGCCGCTTCGCGAATGCGGTAAGAACATCCTGGAGGTCAAGGGCCTTACCAAGGTGATCGAAGGAGAGAAAATCCTCGACAACTTCGATTTGGTGCTCAACAGTGGTGATAAAGTGGCCTTTGTCGGTCCTAATCACTATGCAAAGACAATCCTTTTTGAAATTCTCACCGGCAACATCAAACCTGACAGTGGTACCTTTACCTGGGGTGTAACCACCAGTCTTTCCTATTTCCCCAAGAACAACAGCCATCTGTTCAGCGAACATGTTTCCATTACCGACTGGCTACGCACCTACAGCGAGGACAAGGACGATACCTACATCCGATCATTCCTTGGGCGTATGCTGTTCAGTGGTGATGAAGCGTTGAAGGATTGTACGGTTCTCAGCGGTGGAGAGAAAGTCCGATGTGTCCTGTCGCGCATGATGCTCGAGCAGGCCAACTGTCTCATCTTCGATGAACCCACCAGTCATTTGGATTTGGAGGCTATCACGGCGCTCAACGACGGTCTGATTGATTTTACCGGCGTGTTGCTCTTCAACAGCCATGACCACCAGTTTGTCGAGTCCATTGCTAATCGTATTATTGAATTCACTCCAAATGGTGTCATTGACAGGATGATGAGCTTTGAGGAGTATTTCAGTGATGATACCATTAAGGCTCTGCGTGATGAGAAGTACAGCGGATCACACCACGCAATCGCACTCTAGGGAGGCTGTATGCTGGTAGCGGTAGATATCGGAAACTCAAACATAGTCATTGCGGTCCATGATGGAAATAAGTGGGTGCAATCATTTCGAATCTACAGCGACCAGAAAAAAACCAGTGATGAGTATTTTGTCGTCCTGGATAGCCTGATGAGTCATGCAGGCCTGCATAAGCATGATATCAATAAAGCGGTGATCAGTTCGGTTGTACCGAATCTGACCCGCTCCATGCAGAAAAACATCACCCGGCTCTTCGATGTCCAACCTTTGATGGTTGATCATAGTGTGGAGACGGGACTGAGGAAAGAGACGATTCCTCCAGAATTGGGAAGCGACTTGCTTGCCAATGCGGCGCAGGCGCATTACATGCATCCCAACGAACCTGTGGTTGTTGTTGACTTCGGTACCGCCCTTACATTGACCACGGTCGACAGCGACGGTTCAGTCCTTGGTGCTTCCATCGCCCCTGGTTTGGTGACTGCGGTGAATGCCTTGTTCGGCAATACCGCCCAATTGCCCCAGGTCGAGTTGAAAATCCCTGCTACAGCAATCGGAAGAAACAGTCAGGAATCAATCCGAAGCGGTATTATGTTCGGGTATGCCGGTATGGTGAAAGCCATTATAGAGCGTACCGAACAGGAGCTGGGACGGGAGGTCTTCGTCATTGCGACCGGAGGCCTTACCCATACCATTGCTCCCTTGATCGACCGGATCAATCATATCTCGGTAATGCATACCCTTGATGGGCTGCGTTTGATCAGCGAATTAAACTAGAAGACAAAGACACCTTTTCTCATTACGGCAAAACTTCTTTTGTCGAACGTGGTTGCATCGATATCCATATCTTTCGAACCAATCATGAAATCGATATGCATCAGACTTGTGTTGCATCCAGCTTCGTGTAGTTGCTCGTCGGTCGAAAGTGCAGATCCGTTAGCCAAGGCAGTGGGGTAGCCGTCCCCAAGGGCGAGGTGGCAACTGGCATTCTCATCCAGCAGGATTGAGTTGAAGATGAGATTGCTCTGTGCAATGGGACTTGTTTCATCCACCAAAGCCACTTCCCCGAGTCGGCGGGTTCCCTCATCGATGGAGAAGAAGGAATCGAGAGCTTCTTTCCCTTCCTTTGCTGAATAGTCAACAACTTTCCCTTCTTCGAATACGAACCTTACTTCCTCGGTTTTAACATCCAACACGGTTACGGGCTTGGTAGTGGTCACATACCCTTGTGCACGCATTCTATCGGGAGTGGTGAAAATCTCTTCGGTAGGAAGGTTTGCAAAGAATTGAAGCCCGTCCTGCATGGACTCAGCTCCACCGGTGAAGCGAGCTTGGTTGGTGAATCCGATGGTAAGGTCGGTTTTGCTGCTTTTAAAGTGCAACTCTTCGATGCCCTGCTCGTTGAGGTATCCCCGACGTCGGTCGAGCATTGCTTTCTTCTGTTCCCAAGCAAGAGCCGGATCTGGTGTATCCAGCAGAAGAATAGGCGTAAGGACGTCCATGAGGTCCTCGGTAGTGGCGTTGTCTCCAAGCACCTGCTTTGCCCACAATGGGCCGGGAGCACAACACACACACCAAGCAAGTTGGCTGCGCATGAGTTTTTTGCTGCGGGCTTCATGGAACCTGCGTTTGGCCTTGCCCAGTATTTGATTCTTAGCCTGGTCGAGCTCGGCGTGATCAAGACGCTCCTCAGTGGAATCAATGCGAATATAGGACCAACCTTCGGTGCACATCTCATAGTCGAGTGCTTTCATGTATGCCGGATTGAACGTCAGTTGCTCCTCGTTCTGGGCTTGCAACCGTGAGGAAAGCACATCCAGGTCATCAAGAATTACCTGCACATAAGTTGCTCCATGCCTGTACGCTGATTTGCTGAGCTCTCGGGCGAAGTAGTAGGTTCCGGGTCCGGTCAGGATGAATACGTTCTTGCCTTGCTGAAGATTGATGCCTTTCTCAATAATAAGGTCTGCATAGGTAGAAATGAGTTTTTGGTCCATGTCTGTGCTCCTAAAGATTGTAAACCCCGTCGATCATGACTTCATGGGTTTGACCGTCATCGGTCGTAAGATTGATGGCAAGCTGGCTGTCTCCCACCGGAATCTCCAGTCTCACCAATGATTCGCAAAGTTTGCTCTTCTTGATATCCTCATCATCACTCTGTCCGGTCAGGGTATCGAGGGAGAACCCTCCCAAAATTATGGTTGTGGTAATTTCCTTGCCAAAATGCGGGTGAATGGATTTTTGCAGATACCTGCTTTCAATTGTATCGTTGTCGGCAAGCGATAGTTCACTGACATGCCTCGCCCCTTCGTCGATGTTGAAGAAGGCATCGAGGGCCGGTTTTCCTGTGTCTGCTTGCCAATCGGTAACCTTACCGTCCTGGACGGTAAATCTTGCACCTGTTACTTCGGTTCCCAACACATACAAAGGCCGGGAAGCCGCGAAACTGCCTTGGGCGGTAAAGCAGTCCAAGGATGCATGGAGACTTTGGATGGGAAGCTGGGGTAGGAAGTACCGTTTGCTTGCCAACACGGTTCGTCCTCCGGCCCATACGGTATCCCTGGCAATCTCAGCTTCGAGCTGCCAACCATCGGAAACAAAGTTGACATGAGCATGGCCGAGCTTGTTCAAAGATTGCTTGCGATATTCCAGCAAATTTCCCTGCTCCTCCCAGAATGAGGAAGCCCATTCACCATCAAGACGATATAAGGAACTGAACAGCTTCCACATCTCTTCTTCACTTGCCGCTTTGCCCAATAGTTCCATAGCCCAACGAAGACCGGGAAAGGGGATATTTGCCCAGGGAACGGCGATGCGGCGATCGAGAAAGACAGGATCGCTGAGGTGCCCGAATTTTGAAATGGTACCTACTTCCGAGGTAGCCTCAAGCAGATTGCTATCTACCAAATAGGGATTTGCATCGAGATCGAAAAGATGGCACATGACCACTGTGTGGATGGCGGGTCGGAATATTTCTTTTTCAACAGGATCTATTGGGTAAGCTTGAACAACTTTTCCATGATTGGTTTCAACAATCGTCACGCTTTGGCGAGTCGATAAACAAGCCTCCCTGGCTAATAAGCGGGCGAATTGCATAGTATTTGCTTCGGTGTTGATCGACAGACTGTCGCCTTCGGTCAGTTTAAGTTGCACCTTGATAATGAGTTGTGCATACCTTTTGAGTAAGAGTTCCATGAATCCTCCAATACCATTCAATACTATAGCAAATTTGTCAGACGGAATACACCCAATATACAGGTCAGACAAGGAAAAACCCACACGCATCTGTGTGGGTTTTGCTTGAGCGCCCAACGGGAGTCGAACCCGCTTCTTCAGCTTGGAAGGCTGAGGTAATACCATTATACGATAGGCGCAGTCGGTCAGTACGGTGTTTTTATAAAGTATTCTGAATTCTTCGTCAAGTACCTGTAGTTGACAGAGAAGCATAAACACTGTTACAAGTACCATATAGCGATACAAGCGAGGTTATTAGCGTGGGACAGCGTGGAGAAGTGTATTCAACGAGGCTTGTCAAGAATGACAGGACCTATTTCTTTAA contains the following coding sequences:
- the ppdK gene encoding pyruvate, phosphate dikinase, with the protein product MAVKKTKYVYFFGSGKAEGTAQMKELLGGKGANLADMTSIGLPVPPGFTISTEACAYYSSHEGSYPEGLREQVLENLAKLETLMGAKLGDNENPLLVSVRSGAAQSMPGMMDTILNLGLNPNSVKALIAKTNNERFAWDSYRRFMQMFGDVVMGVPHHEYESALQDVKDSKGKTLDTELDSKDLQEVITRYQRLYKRYTGEEFPVDPIDQLFKSINAVFQSWNNERAIKYRQMNDIRGLLGTAVNIQSMVFGNMGESSGTGVAFTRDPSTGENQFYGEYLMNAQGEDVVAGIRTPQSIDTLKAVNAEVFDQLVGIRSILEKHYKDMQDIEFTIQEGKLYMLQTRNGKRTIFSWLRSQVDMVEEGLIDKETAVSRVPAGEFGKLFAPILDSKYIRDNGLNEVTRGLNASPGGACGQIYFTAEKAEEMAALGKDVILVRSETSPEDIGGMAVAKGVVTCRGGMTSHAAVVARGMGCPCVSGAGDIHINEAKKNLEVNGTYLSEGDYMSIDGFTGAVYGTKIPVRSSEIVQVLNGHMKESESNLFHNYKTFMGYVQELKRLGVYTNADTPHDTEMAVAFGAEGIGLCRTEHMFFGGNRIMSIRKMILANNLVEREKALAELLPMQRGDFEAIFLALEGRPATIRLLDPPLHEFLPNDHTSRHELALQMGLTVEEVAQKSSALHEFNPMLGFRGCRLAIIYPEILMMQVRAIIEAAINVKRKGVDVMPEIMIPLVGNYKEFVFCKKHALQVIEKIFNEQGMQVHYKIGTMIEVPRAAITADEIAREAEFFSFGTNDLTQMTCGFSRDDAASFLGPYVNDTDKQIYDYDPFATIDIEGVGKLVDMAAKLGRSTNPDIKLGICGEHGGDPKTIAFCNKVGLDYVSCSPFRVPIARLAAAQASIAAKKAK
- the tsaD gene encoding tRNA (adenosine(37)-N6)-threonylcarbamoyltransferase complex transferase subunit TsaD encodes the protein MRVLGIETSCDECSAAIVEDGHTILSNIIATQIELHKPYEGVVPELASRLHTQWIGTVVQTALQKANLSSDDIDAVAVTNRPGLLGSLLVGLSFAKGYAASLGVPFITIDHIRAHLYASQIEHPLQYPYLGLLVSGGHTVICRVDGYDAIEVLGTTIDDAIGEAFDKVAKHYGFGYPGGVAIDRLAKKGNPLAFLFPGPTLHTKDHPYDISYSGLKTATINQLDTFWDGKSEKSPENIAASFQRSAVNMLIKRVKAALEETGLKRLSAGGGVAANSYLRSELETLRLGGYEVSFPSLKLCTDNGAMIAALAYRYLSDGIRSDFSESASARVTAFKKQYS
- a CDS encoding adenine phosphoribosyltransferase produces the protein MDAHYDLDSVIRKVPNFPKQGVLYYDITGILAVPEAFSYCIDRMEQLCKHRTIDAIAAVEARGFIFAAPLAERLGIPMILVRKMGKLPNKVYTKSFELEYGCDVVCVQEVDIQKGSRVLFVDDLIATGGTLRAAASMFEEHGAKVEGFLGVIGLPFLNYDRALAPYPVEVLQVYHGE
- a CDS encoding ABC-F family ATP-binding cassette domain-containing protein, whose translation is MITASNIGLSYGTQVLFKEVNIKFTPGNCYGIIGANGAGKSTFLKILSGEIESDTGEIIISTGQRMAVLRQDHFAFNDYTVLETVVMGYEQLYSVMKERDTIYAKEDFTEADGLRAAELEGDFADMGGWEADAQAAQMLDGLGISTDLQQKKMSDVEDNIKVRVLLAQALFGNPDILLLDEPTNHLDLESIHWLEDFLANFDNTVIVVSHDRHFLNTVCTHIADIDFGKILLYVGNYDFWYLSSQLAAKQMKDDKKRREEKISELKEFILRFSSNVAKAKQATSRKKLIDKLTIDDIKPSSRRFPYVAFKPLRECGKNILEVKGLTKVIEGEKILDNFDLVLNSGDKVAFVGPNHYAKTILFEILTGNIKPDSGTFTWGVTTSLSYFPKNNSHLFSEHVSITDWLRTYSEDKDDTYIRSFLGRMLFSGDEALKDCTVLSGGEKVRCVLSRMMLEQANCLIFDEPTSHLDLEAITALNDGLIDFTGVLLFNSHDHQFVESIANRIIEFTPNGVIDRMMSFEEYFSDDTIKALRDEKYSGSHHAIAL
- a CDS encoding type III pantothenate kinase; its protein translation is MLVAVDIGNSNIVIAVHDGNKWVQSFRIYSDQKKTSDEYFVVLDSLMSHAGLHKHDINKAVISSVVPNLTRSMQKNITRLFDVQPLMVDHSVETGLRKETIPPELGSDLLANAAQAHYMHPNEPVVVVDFGTALTLTTVDSDGSVLGASIAPGLVTAVNALFGNTAQLPQVELKIPATAIGRNSQESIRSGIMFGYAGMVKAIIERTEQELGREVFVIATGGLTHTIAPLIDRINHISVMHTLDGLRLISELN
- a CDS encoding aminopeptidase, which codes for MDQKLISTYADLIIEKGINLQQGKNVFILTGPGTYYFARELSKSAYRHGATYVQVILDDLDVLSSRLQAQNEEQLTFNPAYMKALDYEMCTEGWSYIRIDSTEERLDHAELDQAKNQILGKAKRRFHEARSKKLMRSQLAWCVCCAPGPLWAKQVLGDNATTEDLMDVLTPILLLDTPDPALAWEQKKAMLDRRRGYLNEQGIEELHFKSSKTDLTIGFTNQARFTGGAESMQDGLQFFANLPTEEIFTTPDRMRAQGYVTTTKPVTVLDVKTEEVRFVFEEGKVVDYSAKEGKEALDSFFSIDEGTRRLGEVALVDETSPIAQSNLIFNSILLDENASCHLALGDGYPTALANGSALSTDEQLHEAGCNTSLMHIDFMIGSKDMDIDATTFDKRSFAVMRKGVFVF
- a CDS encoding aminopeptidase, which gives rise to MELLLKRYAQLIIKVQLKLTEGDSLSINTEANTMQFARLLAREACLSTRQSVTIVETNHGKVVQAYPIDPVEKEIFRPAIHTVVMCHLFDLDANPYLVDSNLLEATSEVGTISKFGHLSDPVFLDRRIAVPWANIPFPGLRWAMELLGKAASEEEMWKLFSSLYRLDGEWASSFWEEQGNLLEYRKQSLNKLGHAHVNFVSDGWQLEAEIARDTVWAGGRTVLASKRYFLPQLPIQSLHASLDCFTAQGSFAASRPLYVLGTEVTGARFTVQDGKVTDWQADTGKPALDAFFNIDEGARHVSELSLADNDTIESRYLQKSIHPHFGKEITTTIILGGFSLDTLTGQSDDEDIKKSKLCESLVRLEIPVGDSQLAINLTTDDGQTHEVMIDGVYNL